Part of the Rhodococcus sp. OK302 genome is shown below.
ATTCGCCTGTAATTCCATTTCGACTGCGCTACCTTGGGCCGGATCGATGTAACTGGACGCTCGTCTAGGGTGCTCGTTTTGGGGCTGTTGCCTGGACGTCTGAAGAGAGGGAACCATGATGCAGAGCAACACCCTTCGCGCAGTCGGAGGCTTGAGCGCGATAGCACTGGCCGCCGGATTGGCAGTCACGATAGGCGGCGGAATCGCAAGCGCAGCAGCGGGATCGCAGACGTGGTCCGACGGCAACAGTACCTACGTCCGCACCATCAGCAATGTAAATCCCGCCGGCGGGGAGACCATCACTGTTTCGATCCAGTTCCAGCGGAAGTATCTCTCGGGCGAAGAGAAGATCACGCTGCTCCGAGACCAACATCCAGCATGCCTGACCTATGTCACGGACTCGGCGTCCGTCGATAACGGCGGCACTGTGTCCAGCGTGACGCCGGGCGCGGACTCGGTCACGCTTACGGGAAATCCCATGGCGACCTCGACAAACCCCTTCCTCCCCCCGGCGGTCTGGCCCACGTTCAGTATTTCCTACAAGGTCGGCTTCGATTGTGCGCAGGGCGTCGCGCTGACAACGGGAATGAACTACGACGGTAGCCGCGGCGCAGGTTCGTACCCCGGCAAGGGTCCGAACATCACGGTGGGCAAGAACAACACGACGACGACGCTCGCAGCGACTCCGTCCTCCGTGCAGCTGGGCCAATCGGTGTCGCTGAGCGCGACGGTGGCCGGCGGCGCTGACGGCAACACCGTCGAATTCTACGAGGGCGCAAACAAAGTCGGTGAGGGCCACCTCGCCGCGGGTGTAGCGACATACGCGTGGACCCCGCCCACTGAGGGACAGCACGACCTGACCGCGAAGTTCCTGGGAACGACGGCGGCCAACGAGTCGACCTCGGTTGCACAGACCGTCTCGGTAACCCCGGCCAATATCGACACCCAGACCGCACTGACCGCTCCCACCACCGCAGTGGTCGGCGCAGACGTCACCCTCACCACCAACGTCACCCCGGCCACCGCAACCGGCCAGGTCCAGTTCAAGGACGGCGACGTCAACGTCGGGGACCCTGTCACCGTCGTCAACGGCCAGGCCTCGATCACCCGCAAGTTCGATGAGGCCAGCACGCACACATTCACCGCGCACTTCACCGGCACCGGTCTCTACCAGAACTCCGACTCGGCAGCGACCACACTGACCATCACCGACGCCGACTTCAGCACCACCACAACGGTTCTCCAACCGGTCACCGCAACCGTCGGCGTCGCAACCAACCTCTCGGCCTCCGTCATGCCGTTCCCGAGCGCCGGTGAGGTCGAATTCATCGTCGACGACATCTCCGTCGGCAAGGTCAACGTGGGCACCGGCGACGGAGTCGCAGTTCTTCCGCACACCTTCAACACTGTCGGAACCTCCAACGTGGTCGCGAAGTTCCTCGGAACCCCCGGATTCACCGACTCCACCTCGGCCGGATTCTCGGTCACCGTCAAAGCAGTCGAACCCAACCGAGAAGACACCACCACCGCCCTCAGCGTCACCGGGAACTCCAATATCGGTACCCCGATGACGTTTACGGCAACCGTCGCTCCGTCGACCGCCAACGGAACGATCCAGTTCAAGGTTGGCAACACCCTCATCGGCGCACCCGTCACCGTCGTCAACGGTGTCGCCACCGGCACCCACACCTTCGACTCCGAAGGCACCTACACCGTCACGGCAGTCTTCGTCGGCGGCGACGGCTGGAACGACTCCGTGTCCGGTCCCACCGTCGTGGGCATCACCACCGCCACCACCCCCGGTCCCGAAACCGGCAGCTTGGGTTCACTTTCCGGCATTTTCGGTAGCTAATTCCATGCCCGAAGCCAGATTCGGAGCGCGCACGCTGCGCCCCGGATCCCGGAAGGGCACCCCGACACTTTCCATTCATTTGTAGGAGAATTCGTGCAGAAGAAGAGGATTCAACGACTCGTCACACCGATCGGTGTGGGAGCGCTCGCCTGCGTCACCATGTTCGCCGGGGTACCCGCCCAGGCCGAAACCGTCTCCAACACATTCCTGTCTTCCTGTCTGGCAACACCGTCCGCGGTGGCCGGACCGACCGCCATGAGCCAGGAAGCCACCGTGGTCGCGGACGCCCCGGCGTCGGTCAACGCCGGAGAGGAGTTCGACGTCATCATCACACCGCCGCCGATCTCCGTCCCCAACTCGGTCTCGGGCGCGAGTGTGAAGAGCATCTCGCGCGTCAAGATCGACGTCGACGTCCCGGCGAACGCTGAGTTCATCAGCGGGGCGATCGTGGACGGCACCGGCGTCGGACTCAGCGGTGTGAAGCCAAATGTGCTGCGTGTCAACGAAAACGGCAATATCGACCCTGCCGGCAAGATTATCCGTCTCTCGGGCGACAACAACACTATCGGCAACGGACCCAAGACCAGTAAGAGCTCCGAGGGCGGCATCGTGGCGGTGGCCACCAGCGGCACGAACACCGTCTTCCAGTTGCCACAGGTCAAGGCACGACTCAAGGCCGGCGCGTCGGGCAAGATCGAGATGAAGTTGCGCACCGGCGGCGAGGCCGGGAATTGGGCCAACGACAAGAACTTCTTGACGTTCCTGCCGAAGGCAACCCTGGTCATCACCGCGTGGGCCCCGACCCAGTGCACCCCACGTGATGCCGAAAGCGCACCGCTCAACAACGGCGCAGGCGCACTGGTTACGACCAACATCATCGCGGCCGATGCGCAGACCACCACCACCGTCGTCGCTCCCGGCGCAGTCAAGAACGGCGCCGAGGTCACCTTGACCGCGAACGTCGCCCCGGCCGCACCCGGCGGCACCGTCGAGTTCTTCGACGGCGCAACCTCTCTCGGCGCACCGGTGGACGTAGCGAACGGCACCGCGTCGATCACGCACACCTTCACCACCGACGGCAACCACGACATCACCGCCGCGTTCTCCGGAACCACCGGCTTCATCACCTCGACCTCCGCGGTCAAGACCATCAACGTGAGCACCGCGGACACCGTCACCACGCTCGCGATGACCAGCCCGGAACTGGCCTTCGTCGACCAGGAAGTCAACCTGCACGCCCAGGTCACCCCGGCAGTCCAGGGTGGCACGGTGGAGTTCACCGTCGACGGCGGTACCCCGGTCTCCGGCACGGTCGGCACGGACGGCGTCGCGGTCGCGCCGTACAAGTTCACCACCACCGGCACCCACCGCGTCCTCGCCCGCTACTCCGGCACCCAGGGCGTCGGGGGTTCTGTCGCACCGATGTTCCCGGTCAGCGTCACCACCGCTCCGGCGGCAGCTGTCCAGACCAGCACCACGCTCGCCCCGGTCGGCACGATCACCAAGGGCAGCTCGGTCACACTGAAGGCGACGGTCGATCCGACCACCGCCAACGGCAAGATCCAGTTCAAGATGGGTGACGTCAATCTCGGCGCTCCCGTCGCCGTGGTGAACGGTGTTGCGACACTGCCCACCACGTTCGCGGCTTCGGGTGAGTTCAGCATCACCGCTGAATTCATCGGCGCTGCAGGGTTTATCGACTCGGCGTCTGCTCCGCAGACACTGACGGTTCCCGCCGGTACCGATCCGGGCCCGGGCATCGACTTCGGCAGCCTGTCAGGGATCTTCGGGTCCTGATCAACACGGGCACGTGCCGCTTCAATAGTCACGGGCCAGAGCAACAACCTCAGTAGCAACGGTGCGCCGTCGGCCCAGGCCGACGGCGCACCCTGCGGAACAGCGACAGCCGGCAATAACCTGGGCGCCAGCTTCCCGTCCGCCGCACCTCCACACCCGACCGTAAACGCGGCCCCGCGCCCCGTAACTCTCGCGCAAACGATGGAAGCTGGTTTCTCGATGAATGTTTTGACACGCCGACAGATGTTGAAGGCCATGGCAACTGCGGCGGGCGCGGTGACAGTGGGTACCACCACCGCACAACTCGCCGGAGCGGCCCCCGGCACGGAGATTCGCGTACTCGCCATCAACACCTGGCTCAACGGAACAAGCGTATCGGGCGGCTTGCAAATGGTCGCCGATATCGTCACGGCCACGCGCGCCAACGTCGTAATCCTCACGGAATCAAACAACAGTGCAACAAACTCGGTGGCGACCAGACTGACCAACGCCGGCACAAAATTCTATGCGGCATCCACCTCCGATACCGGAATCATCTCGCAGTTCCCAATCTCCGGGGCGACTAGCCTGAGCTGGATGACCAAGGCGATCATCACCGTCGGCGGCATTGAAATTGCCACGTATGCAGCGCATTTGAACTACAAGTATTACGCCACCTATCTCCCCCGCGGATACGGAGCAGGCAATGACTCGGGCGAGTTCTCCGGCTGGAACAAGTTGCCGGGAGGGCCCGTCACCGACCTTGCAAAGATCCAGCTCAACAACAACAATTCCGGTCGACCGGCAACCATCACGAGTTTCATCAACGATGCAGCAGTAGAACAATCCAAGGGTCGCTCGATTCTCCTGGGCGGAGACTTCAACGAACCGTCAGCCCTGGACTGGACCGACGGCACCAAGAACATGTTCGACCACAACGGCGTCGTCATCCCCTGGGAAACCACACGACGCCTCCAAGCGGCCGGCTTCATCGACTCCTACCGCAGCAAATACCCGAACCCGGTGACCCACCCGGGTGCCACCTGGCCCTCGGACAACCCGGCCAAATCGCCATCGGATATCAGTTGGGCACCAGCCGCTGACGAGCGCGACCGCATCGACTACATCTTCACCGACAGCGCCTCCAAGCTTTCACTGACGGAAACCGGCATCGTCGGGCCGCGCTCGACCATCGTGCGCAACCAGCGGGTGGCCGAGACCAGCCAGGACAACTTCATCTACTCCCCGGCTCAGTGGCCGACCGACCACAAGGCAATGCTCTCGGTCTACCAGATCAACACCGGAGCCGCGACGACCACCACCACCGTCGAAGCTCCCGACTCGGCCAAGAAGGGCGCCGCAGTCACCCTGACCGCGAACGTCACCCCCGCCGCACCAGGCGGCACAGTCCAGTTCCTCGACGGCGCAACACCTCTCGGCGACCCCGCGACTGTCACGAACGGCACCGCCTCGATCACGCGCACCTTCGACACCAACGGAGATCATGCGATCACCGCCGTGTTCTCCGGCACAACAGGCTTCCTCGAATCCACCTCCGAGATCAAGACCATCACCGTAAGCACCGACAACATCGTCACCACCACGACCGTCGAAGCTCCCGACTCGGCCAAGAAAGGCGCCGCAGTCACCCTGACCGCGAACATCGCCCCCGCCGCACCGGGCGGAACCGTCCAGTTCCTCGACGGCGCAACACCTCTCGGAGCCCCGGCAACCGTCGAGAACGGCACCGCCTCGATCACGCACACCTTCGACACCAACGGAGACCACACAATCACCGCCGTGTTCTCCGGTACGACCGGCATCCTCGGATCCACTTCCGAGATCAAGACCATCACCGTAAGCACCGACAACATCGTCACCACTACCACGATGACTGCGCCTGATAGCGCGTTCGTGGGCCAGGCCGTCAACCTGCACGCAACGGTCTCCCCTGCAGTTCTTGGCGGCACTGTCGAATTCACCGTCGACGGCAACGACAAGGTGACCGGCCCATTGGGCACCGACGGCACTGCGGTCGCGTCGTACACGTTCACCACCGCCGGCCCCCACAGTGTGGTCGCCCGCTACTCCGGCACCCAGGGCGTTGCGGGTTCGCTCGCGCCGACGTTCCCGATCAGCGTCGCAGTCGTGCAGCCGGCGAACGTGCAGACCACGACCACGCTCGCCCCTATCGGCACCGTCGCCAAGGGCGCCCCGGTCACGCTGAAGGCCACCGTCAACCCGGCCAACGCCAACGGCAAGGTCCAGTTCAAGATCGGCGACACTCCGCTGGGCGGTCGGGTGACGGTCTCGAACGGCGTCGCTACGCTGCCCGCAACGTTCGCGGCCTCGGGCACGTTCAGCGTGACGGCGGAATTCATCGGCGCGGCAGGGTTTGTCGACTCGTCATCCACGCCGCAAACGCTCACCGTCCCGGGCGACCCCGATCCGGGTACCAACCCAGGCACCGGCGGCATCTTCGGCAGCCTCGGCAATCTGGGTAACCTCGGCAACCTCTTCGGCTCCTGATCCACACAGCGCAATGAAAGTTGGTTTTTCAATGAAGGGTTTGACTCGCCGACAGATGTTCAAGGCCATGGCGGTCACGGCGGGCGCAGTGACACTGGGCACCACTACAGCGCACATCGCCGGGGCAGCCCCCGGCACCGAGATTCGCGTGCTCTCGATCAACACCTGGCTCAACGGAACTGGTGTATCGGGCGGCTTGCAGATGGTCGCCGATGTCATCACCGCCACCCGCGCCAACGTGGTACTG
Proteins encoded:
- a CDS encoding Ig-like domain repeat protein, giving the protein MNVLTRRQMLKAMATAAGAVTVGTTTAQLAGAAPGTEIRVLAINTWLNGTSVSGGLQMVADIVTATRANVVILTESNNSATNSVATRLTNAGTKFYAASTSDTGIISQFPISGATSLSWMTKAIITVGGIEIATYAAHLNYKYYATYLPRGYGAGNDSGEFSGWNKLPGGPVTDLAKIQLNNNNSGRPATITSFINDAAVEQSKGRSILLGGDFNEPSALDWTDGTKNMFDHNGVVIPWETTRRLQAAGFIDSYRSKYPNPVTHPGATWPSDNPAKSPSDISWAPAADERDRIDYIFTDSASKLSLTETGIVGPRSTIVRNQRVAETSQDNFIYSPAQWPTDHKAMLSVYQINTGAATTTTTVEAPDSAKKGAAVTLTANVTPAAPGGTVQFLDGATPLGDPATVTNGTASITRTFDTNGDHAITAVFSGTTGFLESTSEIKTITVSTDNIVTTTTVEAPDSAKKGAAVTLTANIAPAAPGGTVQFLDGATPLGAPATVENGTASITHTFDTNGDHTITAVFSGTTGILGSTSEIKTITVSTDNIVTTTTMTAPDSAFVGQAVNLHATVSPAVLGGTVEFTVDGNDKVTGPLGTDGTAVASYTFTTAGPHSVVARYSGTQGVAGSLAPTFPISVAVVQPANVQTTTTLAPIGTVAKGAPVTLKATVNPANANGKVQFKIGDTPLGGRVTVSNGVATLPATFAASGTFSVTAEFIGAAGFVDSSSTPQTLTVPGDPDPGTNPGTGGIFGSLGNLGNLGNLFGS
- a CDS encoding Ig-like domain-containing protein, with translation MQKKRIQRLVTPIGVGALACVTMFAGVPAQAETVSNTFLSSCLATPSAVAGPTAMSQEATVVADAPASVNAGEEFDVIITPPPISVPNSVSGASVKSISRVKIDVDVPANAEFISGAIVDGTGVGLSGVKPNVLRVNENGNIDPAGKIIRLSGDNNTIGNGPKTSKSSEGGIVAVATSGTNTVFQLPQVKARLKAGASGKIEMKLRTGGEAGNWANDKNFLTFLPKATLVITAWAPTQCTPRDAESAPLNNGAGALVTTNIIAADAQTTTTVVAPGAVKNGAEVTLTANVAPAAPGGTVEFFDGATSLGAPVDVANGTASITHTFTTDGNHDITAAFSGTTGFITSTSAVKTINVSTADTVTTLAMTSPELAFVDQEVNLHAQVTPAVQGGTVEFTVDGGTPVSGTVGTDGVAVAPYKFTTTGTHRVLARYSGTQGVGGSVAPMFPVSVTTAPAAAVQTSTTLAPVGTITKGSSVTLKATVDPTTANGKIQFKMGDVNLGAPVAVVNGVATLPTTFAASGEFSITAEFIGAAGFIDSASAPQTLTVPAGTDPGPGIDFGSLSGIFGS
- a CDS encoding Ig-like domain-containing protein, whose amino-acid sequence is MMQSNTLRAVGGLSAIALAAGLAVTIGGGIASAAAGSQTWSDGNSTYVRTISNVNPAGGETITVSIQFQRKYLSGEEKITLLRDQHPACLTYVTDSASVDNGGTVSSVTPGADSVTLTGNPMATSTNPFLPPAVWPTFSISYKVGFDCAQGVALTTGMNYDGSRGAGSYPGKGPNITVGKNNTTTTLAATPSSVQLGQSVSLSATVAGGADGNTVEFYEGANKVGEGHLAAGVATYAWTPPTEGQHDLTAKFLGTTAANESTSVAQTVSVTPANIDTQTALTAPTTAVVGADVTLTTNVTPATATGQVQFKDGDVNVGDPVTVVNGQASITRKFDEASTHTFTAHFTGTGLYQNSDSAATTLTITDADFSTTTTVLQPVTATVGVATNLSASVMPFPSAGEVEFIVDDISVGKVNVGTGDGVAVLPHTFNTVGTSNVVAKFLGTPGFTDSTSAGFSVTVKAVEPNREDTTTALSVTGNSNIGTPMTFTATVAPSTANGTIQFKVGNTLIGAPVTVVNGVATGTHTFDSEGTYTVTAVFVGGDGWNDSVSGPTVVGITTATTPGPETGSLGSLSGIFGS